The proteins below are encoded in one region of Streptomyces sp. NBC_00490:
- a CDS encoding lantibiotic dehydratase, producing MPFLIRVAGLPIETVHGLRCPDSRRWADEVLAMTEELRAVGERVGDLLHALVGANEDDAVRRRLLKLRREVFNNRLPLDGDSALALVRALDQSAGEHLAGWLAGRHRLAGLKAAGAALLAAETGRSRAELRRLVGEERLRGGLLLASPSLDAQLDAFASTAPERPGKKQRKIERSLLAYLYRTVCKTSPFSTFTGVALGEFGHGGLEVGIDDEWTSHPRLSVVAVARLAEAVVADPARRADLPVTPASGWGRDDDRVRYVRRWVTAGDDDTAVTFDAVKDRLFFLRRSGTLERLLGLFEEHGTLRYGELSAWLAADRGAPADEVEQYLDALLDLGMVQVPCLRTEVHDTDPLRAFQESLRAIGRPWAGQLADRLEEPIACVDSFAAADPAERGELMRRLREGLRSIQEELGAARARVPQTVLYEDAAAGRDVTLGLDAWTDLAAEPLSAVEGILPAFDLTLPQRITFQGFFLARYGPGGRCDDLLKLVHDFHEDFFDQYMSFTAGRTSFDAQGRYVPEENWLGLARLKALDTARQSFVDRMRALWDGAAGEAGTEGRAGVDELVLDDAFLGDVAGELADVAPKFAPMSHHLQLAHGAGEPLVVLNRSYGGLSFPFSRFTHCFAGLDDRLRQNADALCPPGAVFAEVTGGPVTSNLNLHGRLTEYEIVCPGETGTLPEEFCLRLDDLRIEHDEAEDRLVLRSLRLGREVIPVYLGYLVPLALPELPRTLLLLSPTSMAPLNVWGGVPESEPIGGVTRRPRVRHGSVVLSRRSWSAPASVLPLHAPGVPDEEWFLGWHRFRRAHRLPDRVFVTVSDSGARGATGAKPQYLDLDSPLSLTAFEALLKSPEARVVFREMLPDENGLHAVSHRGRHVAELAVETAAFTGTSTASTDSTTAVSSRQGTTP from the coding sequence ATGCCGTTCCTGATCCGGGTCGCCGGACTGCCCATCGAGACCGTGCACGGACTGCGCTGCCCCGACAGCCGCCGCTGGGCCGACGAAGTGCTGGCCATGACCGAGGAGTTGCGTGCCGTCGGCGAGCGCGTGGGCGATCTGCTGCATGCCCTCGTCGGCGCGAACGAGGACGATGCGGTGCGGCGCAGGCTGCTGAAGCTGCGCCGAGAGGTGTTCAACAACCGGCTGCCGCTGGACGGTGACAGCGCTCTTGCTCTGGTCCGCGCCCTTGACCAGTCGGCCGGTGAACACCTCGCCGGCTGGCTGGCCGGCCGGCACCGGCTGGCGGGCCTTAAGGCCGCAGGCGCCGCACTGCTCGCCGCCGAGACCGGGCGCAGCCGCGCCGAACTGCGCCGCCTGGTGGGGGAGGAGCGGCTGCGCGGCGGTCTGCTGCTGGCCTCGCCCTCGCTGGACGCCCAGCTCGATGCCTTCGCGTCGACGGCACCGGAGCGTCCCGGCAAGAAGCAGCGCAAGATCGAGCGCTCCCTGCTGGCGTACCTGTACCGGACGGTGTGCAAGACCAGCCCGTTCAGCACCTTCACCGGCGTCGCCCTGGGCGAGTTCGGCCACGGCGGCCTGGAGGTAGGCATCGACGACGAGTGGACCAGCCACCCCAGGCTCAGCGTGGTCGCCGTGGCCCGACTCGCCGAGGCCGTGGTCGCCGACCCCGCCCGCCGCGCCGACCTGCCGGTGACGCCGGCCTCCGGCTGGGGGCGCGACGACGACCGGGTGCGCTATGTGCGGCGCTGGGTGACCGCGGGCGACGACGACACCGCCGTCACCTTCGACGCCGTCAAGGACCGGCTGTTCTTCCTGCGCCGCAGCGGCACCCTGGAGCGGCTGCTCGGCCTCTTCGAGGAGCACGGAACCCTGCGCTACGGCGAGTTGTCCGCCTGGCTCGCCGCCGACCGGGGCGCCCCGGCGGACGAAGTGGAGCAGTACCTGGACGCGCTCTTGGATCTGGGAATGGTCCAGGTGCCGTGCCTGCGCACGGAGGTGCACGACACCGATCCGCTGCGGGCTTTCCAGGAGTCACTGCGGGCCATCGGCCGCCCCTGGGCCGGGCAGTTGGCGGACCGCCTCGAGGAACCGATCGCCTGCGTCGACAGCTTCGCCGCGGCCGACCCCGCCGAACGCGGGGAGCTGATGCGCCGGCTGCGCGAGGGGCTGCGGAGCATCCAGGAGGAGCTGGGCGCCGCACGCGCCAGGGTCCCGCAGACCGTGCTGTACGAGGACGCCGCCGCGGGCCGGGACGTCACGCTCGGCCTTGACGCCTGGACGGATCTGGCCGCCGAACCGCTGAGCGCGGTGGAGGGGATCCTGCCCGCCTTCGACCTGACCCTGCCGCAGCGGATCACGTTCCAGGGCTTCTTCCTCGCCCGCTACGGCCCGGGCGGGCGCTGTGACGACCTGCTCAAGCTCGTGCACGACTTCCACGAGGACTTCTTCGATCAGTACATGTCCTTCACCGCCGGGCGCACCTCCTTCGACGCGCAGGGGCGGTACGTGCCCGAGGAGAACTGGCTGGGCCTGGCCCGGCTGAAGGCCCTCGACACCGCGCGCCAGTCCTTCGTGGACCGGATGCGGGCCTTGTGGGACGGGGCGGCGGGGGAGGCAGGGACGGAGGGTAGGGCCGGTGTCGACGAGCTCGTCCTCGACGACGCCTTCCTTGGCGACGTGGCAGGCGAACTGGCCGACGTGGCACCGAAGTTCGCGCCCATGAGCCACCACCTCCAGCTCGCCCACGGCGCCGGCGAACCGCTGGTCGTCCTCAACCGCTCCTACGGCGGCCTGTCGTTCCCCTTCAGCCGGTTCACGCACTGCTTCGCAGGGCTCGACGACCGGCTGCGCCAGAACGCGGACGCCTTGTGCCCGCCGGGCGCGGTGTTCGCCGAGGTCACGGGGGGCCCGGTCACCAGCAACCTGAATCTGCACGGCCGGCTGACCGAGTACGAGATCGTCTGCCCCGGCGAGACGGGCACGCTGCCCGAGGAGTTCTGCCTGCGTCTGGACGACCTCCGCATCGAACACGACGAGGCCGAGGACCGGCTGGTGCTGCGCTCGCTGCGGCTCGGCCGTGAGGTGATCCCCGTCTATCTCGGCTACCTGGTGCCCCTCGCCCTGCCGGAGCTGCCGCGCACCCTCCTGTTGCTCTCCCCGACCTCGATGGCTCCGCTCAACGTCTGGGGCGGCGTCCCGGAGAGCGAGCCCATTGGCGGAGTGACCCGGCGTCCGCGCGTGCGGCACGGCAGCGTCGTACTGAGCCGGCGCAGCTGGAGCGCGCCCGCCTCCGTACTGCCGCTGCACGCACCGGGCGTGCCGGACGAGGAGTGGTTCCTCGGCTGGCACCGCTTCCGCCGCGCGCACCGGCTGCCCGACCGGGTCTTCGTGACCGTCTCCGACAGCGGCGCGCGCGGCGCCACCGGTGCCAAGCCGCAGTACCTCGACCTCGACAGCCCGCTGTCGCTCACCGCGTTCGAGGCGCTGCTCAAGAGCCCGGAAGCTCGCGTGGTGTTCAGGGAAATGCTCCCCGACGAAAACGGCCTGCACGCCGTCTCCCACCGCGGCCGCCATGTCGCCGAACTGGCGGTGGAGACCGCCGCCTTCACCGGCACCTCCACCGCATCCACCGACAGCACCACCGCCGTCTCCAGCCGACAGGGGACCACACCATGA
- a CDS encoding ABC transporter ATP-binding protein has product MTVASARSAADGPAVVLDGVHKHYGSIHAVDGISLTVARGEFFGLLGPNGAGKTTVVEIMEGQRQADSGTVSVLGEQPWPRNVALLPRLGVQTQSSAFFVRLTAREHLQTMAALYRTDRQAAERALASVALTEQGDHRVDDLSGGQRQRLAIASALVHGPELIFLDEPTAALDPQARRALWEVLRDLKRAGRTIVYTTHHLDEAEALCDRVAIMIHGRIAALDTPRRLVAAGSPTTRLLVPAERLTLQAAQAIPGVDRVVQEADDIVLETLQSGPVLAAIDELVGLQGVQTRTTSLEDVYLELTGTPQS; this is encoded by the coding sequence ATGACCGTCGCCTCCGCCCGGTCCGCCGCGGACGGACCGGCCGTCGTCCTCGACGGAGTCCACAAGCACTACGGAAGCATCCACGCCGTCGACGGCATCTCGCTGACGGTGGCACGCGGCGAGTTCTTCGGACTGCTCGGTCCGAACGGCGCGGGCAAGACCACTGTGGTCGAGATCATGGAGGGCCAACGGCAGGCGGACTCCGGCACGGTGTCGGTCCTCGGCGAGCAGCCCTGGCCGCGCAACGTCGCCCTGCTGCCCCGGTTGGGCGTGCAGACGCAGTCCTCGGCGTTCTTCGTGCGGCTGACCGCGCGGGAGCACCTGCAGACCATGGCCGCGCTCTACCGGACCGACCGACAGGCGGCCGAACGCGCCCTGGCGAGCGTCGCGCTGACCGAACAGGGCGACCACCGGGTGGACGACCTGTCCGGCGGCCAGCGCCAGCGGCTCGCCATCGCCTCCGCGCTGGTCCACGGCCCGGAGCTGATCTTCCTCGACGAGCCCACCGCCGCCCTCGACCCGCAGGCGCGCCGCGCCCTGTGGGAGGTGCTGCGCGACCTCAAGCGCGCGGGCCGCACCATCGTCTACACCACCCACCACCTGGACGAGGCCGAGGCACTCTGCGACCGCGTCGCCATCATGATCCACGGCCGGATCGCCGCCCTGGACACCCCCAGGCGACTGGTGGCGGCAGGCAGTCCCACGACACGGCTGCTGGTTCCCGCCGAGCGGCTGACCCTGCAGGCCGCGCAAGCGATTCCCGGAGTGGACCGGGTCGTCCAGGAGGCCGACGACATCGTGCTGGAGACCCTGCAGTCCGGCCCCGTGCTGGCCGCCATCGACGAACTCGTCGGTCTCCAGGGCGTACAGACCCGCACGACAAGCCTCGAGGACGTCTACCTCGAACTCACCGGCACCCCCCAGTCGTAG
- a CDS encoding ABC transporter permease, translating to MSAYAALSQAGYRAYTRDKTTLFFTFAFPLLFLIVFGLIFQGQEVEESGKPYINYIAPGVLSWGVANAAVFGVGFTLMQWRRDDILRLVRMTPTRASSVLGSRYVLALAIGVVQAVLFVAVAMLPSFGLSLSPRWPLALPVLVLGITAFLAIGVVVGSYARTPEAVAAVANCLMLPMAFLSGSFFPLDAMPQWMQTLSRVLPLRYFNDGVSAALTGTDGTGDIAVACAVLAAFALVLCAVALKTFRWSDQS from the coding sequence ATGAGCGCATACGCGGCGCTGAGCCAGGCCGGGTACCGGGCCTACACCCGGGACAAGACCACCCTCTTCTTCACCTTCGCCTTCCCGCTGCTCTTCCTGATCGTCTTCGGGTTGATCTTCCAGGGCCAGGAGGTCGAGGAGAGCGGGAAGCCCTACATCAACTACATCGCCCCCGGCGTGCTCTCCTGGGGCGTCGCCAACGCCGCGGTCTTCGGCGTCGGCTTCACCCTCATGCAGTGGCGCCGCGACGACATCCTGCGGCTGGTGCGAATGACGCCGACCCGGGCCTCGAGCGTGCTCGGCTCCCGCTATGTACTGGCCCTCGCCATCGGAGTGGTCCAGGCGGTGCTGTTCGTCGCCGTCGCCATGCTGCCGTCCTTCGGGCTGAGCCTGTCGCCCCGCTGGCCGCTGGCGCTGCCCGTGCTCGTGCTCGGCATCACCGCGTTCCTCGCCATCGGCGTGGTCGTCGGCTCGTACGCCAGGACTCCGGAGGCCGTCGCAGCGGTCGCGAACTGCCTGATGCTCCCCATGGCGTTCCTGTCCGGATCGTTCTTCCCGCTCGACGCCATGCCGCAGTGGATGCAGACCCTGTCCCGGGTGCTGCCGTTGCGCTATTTCAACGACGGCGTCTCCGCCGCCCTCACCGGGACCGACGGGACGGGCGACATCGCCGTCGCCTGCGCGGTGCTCGCCGCGTTCGCGCTCGTCCTGTGCGCCGTCGCGCTGAAGACCTTCCGCTGGAGCGATCAGTCATGA
- a CDS encoding TOMM precursor leader peptide-binding protein, which translates to MPAETTDPLERSCGDLAERLRRGLAAHGTGAPLDVAPLGVHDAFADAAPDTVPGSVPVRFYGRHAVVGPFPDPGGCTAGSGEVDETPARPCARCLARRWQAVRSIALREALELGSGTRASGESPYVTPFTASALAGLIAARLEGTGPRTGTFPAIHLVDLATLMVRHYPLVPDPECPRCGRSEQDTAEAVVLTLRPAPKHKPGTFRIRDISAYELPVEPYANPVCGSLGPSVIHDVSSLSTSATIGCFSMRSGEYLRETFWGGHADTFAQSERIGVLEGLERYAGMRARARAAGVRDSLTGLRARGEHALDARECGLYSPEFHRANPRVAPFTPDREIPWVWGYSLRDSRPILVPEVLTYYHAPGLENRFVQESSNGCASGGCLEEAVYWGLMEVVERDAFLLTWYGQAALPEIDPRTSTRPATRQMVDRLEMYGYEARFFDTRISFPIPVVTGVAVRPDGGLGRMCFGAGAGLDPESALAGALCEIGTDAVNLQGRTERDEARLRAMATDFAKVEALHDHPLAYGIPEMGEHAHFLIGAPGAPRRPQRSMSELYANGSVLPVSDDLRDDLTRCVEAVTGAGFDVVVVDQTMPEQRDLGLTTVGVIVPGLLPIDFGWTRQRALGMPRLRTALREAGLRERDLVPADFNPAPHPFP; encoded by the coding sequence ATGCCCGCTGAGACCACCGATCCGCTGGAGCGCTCCTGCGGGGACCTGGCTGAACGGCTCCGCCGTGGTCTTGCCGCCCACGGCACGGGGGCACCGCTCGACGTGGCGCCCCTGGGTGTCCACGACGCTTTCGCCGACGCGGCGCCGGACACCGTGCCCGGCTCCGTACCCGTGCGGTTCTACGGTCGGCACGCCGTCGTCGGGCCCTTCCCGGACCCGGGCGGGTGTACAGCCGGATCCGGCGAGGTGGACGAAACACCCGCCCGGCCGTGCGCCCGCTGTCTGGCACGGCGCTGGCAGGCTGTGCGGTCCATCGCGCTGCGGGAGGCACTCGAACTCGGCTCCGGTACCCGGGCCTCCGGCGAGTCGCCGTACGTCACCCCGTTCACCGCGTCCGCGCTGGCCGGGCTGATCGCCGCCCGGCTGGAGGGCACCGGACCGCGCACCGGAACGTTCCCCGCCATCCACCTCGTGGACCTGGCGACCTTGATGGTGCGTCACTACCCGCTGGTGCCCGACCCGGAGTGCCCACGCTGCGGCCGCAGTGAGCAGGACACCGCCGAGGCCGTGGTCCTCACCCTGCGCCCCGCCCCCAAGCACAAACCGGGCACCTTCCGGATACGGGACATCAGCGCGTACGAGCTGCCCGTCGAGCCCTACGCCAACCCCGTGTGCGGATCCCTTGGCCCGTCCGTCATCCACGACGTGTCGTCGCTGTCCACCTCCGCCACCATCGGCTGCTTCTCGATGCGGTCGGGCGAGTACCTGCGCGAGACGTTCTGGGGCGGACACGCCGACACCTTCGCGCAGAGCGAGCGGATCGGCGTACTGGAGGGCCTGGAGCGCTACGCGGGCATGCGTGCCCGGGCCAGGGCCGCCGGCGTGCGGGACTCCCTGACCGGACTGCGGGCGCGCGGCGAACACGCCCTCGACGCCCGGGAGTGCGGGCTGTACTCGCCCGAGTTCCACCGCGCCAACCCGCGTGTCGCCCCCTTCACACCCGACCGCGAGATCCCCTGGGTGTGGGGGTACTCCCTGCGCGACAGCCGGCCGATCCTGGTCCCCGAGGTGCTGACGTACTACCACGCGCCCGGCCTGGAGAACCGCTTCGTCCAGGAGAGTTCCAACGGCTGTGCCTCCGGCGGCTGTCTGGAGGAAGCCGTCTACTGGGGCCTGATGGAGGTCGTCGAACGCGATGCCTTCCTGCTCACCTGGTACGGGCAGGCGGCGCTCCCCGAGATCGACCCGCGCACCAGTACCCGGCCCGCCACCCGGCAGATGGTCGACCGGCTGGAGATGTACGGCTACGAGGCCCGCTTCTTCGACACCCGGATCTCCTTCCCGATCCCCGTCGTCACGGGCGTCGCCGTACGCCCCGACGGGGGCCTGGGCCGCATGTGTTTCGGCGCGGGCGCGGGACTCGACCCGGAGTCCGCGCTGGCCGGGGCGCTCTGCGAGATCGGCACCGACGCCGTCAACCTCCAGGGCCGCACCGAACGCGACGAGGCACGGCTGCGCGCCATGGCCACCGACTTCGCCAAGGTCGAGGCGCTGCACGACCATCCGCTCGCGTACGGCATACCGGAGATGGGGGAGCACGCCCACTTCCTGATCGGCGCACCGGGCGCACCCCGCCGGCCCCAACGCTCCATGAGCGAGCTGTACGCGAACGGCTCCGTGCTGCCCGTCTCCGACGACCTCCGCGACGACCTGACGCGCTGCGTCGAGGCGGTCACCGGCGCCGGGTTCGACGTCGTCGTGGTCGACCAGACCATGCCGGAACAGCGGGACCTGGGGCTGACGACGGTCGGTGTCATCGTGCCCGGTCTGCTGCCGATCGACTTCGGCTGGACGCGCCAGCGCGCGCTCGGAATGCCGCGGCTGCGCACCGCACTGCGGGAGGCCGGCCTGCGCGAGCGCGATCTGGTGCCGGCCGACTTCAACCCGGCGCCCCATCCCTTTCCGTGA
- a CDS encoding lantibiotic dehydratase C-terminal domain-containing protein — MTSTITSGTGAWQATHVFYAANPRPLLIECVRPLVDELEAEGLIASYFFINYWLEGPHVRLRLKPATPQAEPEVRRRTEQAIDAFLAARPALYEVDSGFLNDFYNTLFEIEFPGTERGHYMDDQGRMKLRPNNSRSAEAYEPEYGKYGGPAGIELAEWHFRHSSDLVIDALRTKNLHLRTVLLGTAAQLMMVMSGSFLPGDQELTDYLDSYYEFWHKAFPGTGFIGTTEYDSNYAAMAPDLAARFAGIRAAVGRGEPGALPAFLAGWAEHCAELRDRARVLAADGDLVFRSWDGERDETVTDPAVALPLLLSPYMHMTNNRLHVTIRDEAYLSHVLGRCLRERSTEAAS; from the coding sequence ATGACCAGCACCATCACCTCGGGAACCGGCGCGTGGCAGGCCACGCACGTCTTCTACGCCGCCAACCCGCGCCCCCTGCTCATCGAGTGCGTCCGCCCTCTGGTGGACGAACTGGAGGCAGAGGGACTGATCGCGAGCTACTTCTTCATCAACTACTGGCTGGAAGGCCCGCACGTCCGCCTCCGCCTCAAGCCCGCCACACCCCAGGCGGAACCGGAGGTACGCCGCCGCACCGAGCAGGCGATCGACGCCTTCCTCGCCGCTCGCCCCGCGCTGTACGAGGTCGACTCAGGTTTCCTCAACGACTTCTACAACACGCTCTTCGAGATCGAGTTCCCGGGCACCGAGCGCGGCCACTACATGGACGACCAGGGGCGCATGAAGCTGCGCCCCAACAACTCCCGCAGCGCCGAGGCGTACGAGCCGGAATACGGCAAGTACGGCGGCCCGGCCGGCATCGAGCTGGCCGAGTGGCACTTCCGGCACTCCAGCGACCTGGTCATCGATGCCTTGCGAACGAAGAACCTCCATCTGCGAACGGTCCTGCTCGGTACCGCGGCCCAGCTGATGATGGTGATGTCCGGCTCCTTCCTGCCGGGCGACCAGGAGCTGACCGACTACCTCGACAGCTACTACGAGTTCTGGCACAAAGCCTTCCCGGGCACCGGCTTCATCGGCACTACCGAGTACGACAGCAACTACGCGGCGATGGCACCCGACCTGGCCGCCCGCTTCGCCGGGATCCGCGCGGCCGTCGGCCGGGGCGAGCCCGGCGCCCTGCCCGCCTTCCTGGCCGGCTGGGCCGAACACTGCGCCGAACTGCGGGACCGGGCCCGTGTGCTGGCGGCCGACGGTGACCTCGTGTTCCGGTCCTGGGACGGCGAACGGGACGAGACCGTCACCGATCCGGCGGTGGCCCTGCCGCTCCTGCTGTCCCCGTACATGCACATGACGAACAACCGGCTGCACGTCACCATCCGGGACGAGGCCTACCTCTCCCACGTGTTGGGCCGCTGCCTGCGCGAGAGGTCCACGGAGGCGGCATCATGA
- a CDS encoding SagB family peptide dehydrogenase, protein MGYAHDYAAAILQRGRVPMPPADFVPNWADSPRKTKFYPGTDIVPLPDGGCEAEATLERGLSEAPYGEVPFDLDSLSGMLRDSYGLVGRRLGVQANTDLSALPSYPLANWSRGTASGGGLYPVSVYWVSGPGGPLPPGVHHYSTRHHAMRRLLTGDVSGEVRAALGEDAPGADTDQYLVLGIKYWQNAFKYNSFSFHAVSMDVGTVVGTWRMWARARGLGIEPALWFDEERLAHLLGVRTEEEGIFAVVPLNWQGAQASSRNTSPVPAAVRHQDVERSRTVLTFDALRKMQAATARHASRRPAPGALAPAAALPADPARPHVALPDARPLDTDVRSALRRRRSSFGRFDAQRPVTGDQLAACLAAATCGGRLGGDTGDARLAKLYAFVNHVEGLAPGAYEYDPDSRGLRMVREGRPGTFLQKNYFLSNYNLEQAGVVLVPTVRTTAVLDTVGDRGYRLVNATVGAVSQAVYTAASALELGCGVALGFDNISYIEELGLEHTGEAPLLIMMIGNERPAPADFRYEIA, encoded by the coding sequence ATGGGGTACGCCCATGACTACGCCGCTGCCATCCTGCAGCGCGGCCGGGTCCCGATGCCACCGGCCGACTTCGTACCGAACTGGGCCGACAGCCCGCGCAAGACCAAGTTCTACCCCGGCACGGACATCGTGCCGCTGCCCGACGGCGGTTGTGAGGCCGAGGCGACCCTGGAGCGTGGACTGTCCGAAGCCCCGTACGGTGAGGTGCCGTTCGACCTCGACTCGCTCTCCGGCATGCTGCGCGACTCCTACGGGCTCGTGGGCCGTCGCCTCGGTGTGCAAGCCAACACCGACCTGAGCGCACTGCCGTCCTACCCGCTCGCCAACTGGTCGCGCGGCACGGCCTCCGGAGGCGGCCTGTACCCCGTCAGCGTCTACTGGGTCTCCGGGCCGGGCGGGCCGCTGCCGCCCGGAGTGCACCACTACTCGACCCGGCACCACGCCATGCGGCGGCTGCTCACCGGCGACGTCTCCGGCGAGGTGCGCGCGGCCCTGGGCGAGGACGCTCCCGGCGCGGACACCGACCAGTACCTGGTGCTCGGCATCAAGTACTGGCAGAACGCCTTCAAGTACAACAGCTTCTCCTTCCACGCCGTGAGCATGGACGTCGGCACCGTCGTGGGGACCTGGCGTATGTGGGCGCGAGCGCGGGGTCTGGGCATCGAACCGGCGCTGTGGTTCGACGAGGAGCGGCTCGCCCACCTGCTCGGGGTGCGCACCGAGGAGGAGGGCATCTTCGCGGTCGTCCCGCTGAACTGGCAGGGGGCACAGGCGAGTTCACGCAACACATCGCCCGTTCCTGCCGCCGTGCGGCACCAGGACGTCGAGCGTTCCCGGACGGTCCTCACCTTCGACGCCCTGCGCAAGATGCAGGCCGCCACCGCCCGGCACGCGAGCCGTCGGCCCGCTCCCGGCGCGCTCGCCCCGGCCGCCGCCTTGCCCGCGGACCCGGCCCGGCCGCACGTCGCGCTGCCCGACGCCCGGCCGCTGGACACCGACGTACGCAGCGCGCTGCGCCGGCGTCGCAGCAGCTTCGGCCGTTTCGACGCACAGCGCCCGGTCACCGGCGATCAGCTCGCCGCCTGCCTGGCCGCCGCGACGTGCGGGGGGCGGCTCGGTGGCGACACGGGAGATGCCCGGCTGGCGAAGCTGTACGCCTTCGTCAACCACGTCGAGGGGCTCGCCCCCGGCGCCTACGAGTACGACCCCGACAGCCGTGGTCTGCGCATGGTCAGGGAGGGCAGGCCGGGGACGTTCCTGCAGAAGAACTACTTCCTGTCCAACTACAACCTGGAACAGGCCGGCGTCGTCCTCGTGCCCACGGTCCGTACCACCGCCGTCCTGGACACCGTGGGCGACCGCGGCTACCGGCTGGTCAACGCCACCGTCGGCGCCGTGTCCCAGGCCGTCTACACGGCGGCCTCCGCTCTTGAGCTCGGCTGCGGTGTCGCGCTGGGTTTCGACAACATCTCGTACATCGAGGAACTCGGCCTGGAGCACACGGGCGAGGCGCCGCTGCTGATCATGATGATCGGTAACGAGCGGCCCGCTCCGGCCGACTTCCGGTACGAGATCGCCTAG
- a CDS encoding M50 family metallopeptidase, with translation MTTRLPPDASVASAERYRPELRPEVRVSDELLLGNGTVHLIKNTESGQSFKVGTKEHFLISRMDGSRSLDEIGAEYAARYGRRLSDANWQQLLGMLGTRGLLAGAPPAAQAPQTDTAPKAQRTLLRGTLPLVADADATAGRLHHATGFLLNRWWMVPLLTLVVIMETTLILRAGELALATRQTFTNPVLLTATGALLWLSTALHELAHGVVAKHYQGRVGEIGLRWRLPSVIMYCTVDNYLYLPTRWARVATALAGAVMNLLFLLPFCALWLLAPVDDATQDALAGLLFLGSIQAFAMLVPLPPLDGYKIVGQALGATELAASSGAYLRLAARRDALAAGYPRRARIAYTAYPLLCLLVLGALVAGAVSLTYFLLATP, from the coding sequence ATGACCACCCGGCTCCCCCCGGACGCATCGGTCGCTTCCGCGGAGCGCTACCGCCCCGAGCTGCGACCGGAGGTGCGGGTCAGCGACGAGCTGCTGCTGGGCAACGGGACCGTGCATCTGATCAAGAACACGGAGAGCGGACAGTCCTTCAAGGTCGGGACCAAGGAGCACTTCCTGATCTCACGGATGGACGGCTCACGGAGCCTGGACGAGATCGGCGCCGAGTACGCGGCGCGCTACGGGCGGCGACTGTCCGACGCCAACTGGCAACAGCTGCTGGGAATGCTGGGCACCCGCGGGCTGCTGGCCGGAGCACCCCCCGCGGCCCAGGCGCCGCAGACCGACACAGCACCAAAGGCCCAACGGACGCTGCTGCGCGGCACGTTGCCACTCGTCGCCGACGCGGACGCGACCGCGGGCCGACTGCACCACGCGACCGGGTTCCTGCTGAACCGCTGGTGGATGGTGCCGCTGCTCACCCTGGTCGTCATCATGGAAACCACCTTGATACTGCGAGCGGGCGAACTGGCCCTGGCCACCCGCCAGACCTTCACCAACCCCGTCCTGCTCACCGCGACAGGCGCCCTGCTGTGGCTGAGCACCGCCCTGCACGAGCTGGCCCACGGCGTGGTGGCCAAGCACTACCAAGGCCGCGTCGGCGAGATAGGCCTGCGCTGGCGACTGCCCTCGGTGATCATGTACTGCACCGTCGACAACTACCTCTACCTGCCCACCCGTTGGGCGCGCGTCGCGACAGCCCTGGCCGGTGCCGTGATGAACCTGCTGTTCCTGCTGCCGTTCTGTGCGCTCTGGCTGCTGGCACCTGTGGACGACGCCACCCAAGACGCCCTGGCGGGACTGCTGTTCCTCGGCAGCATCCAGGCCTTCGCCATGCTGGTTCCCCTTCCACCGCTCGACGGATACAAGATCGTCGGCCAGGCGCTGGGCGCGACCGAGCTGGCCGCGTCCAGCGGCGCATATCTGCGCCTGGCCGCACGCCGCGACGCCCTCGCCGCCGGCTACCCGCGCCGCGCCCGGATCGCCTACACCGCCTACCCGCTCCTCTGCCTGCTCGTCCTCGGCGCGCTCGTCGCGGGCGCGGTGTCCCTCACCTACTTCCTGCTCGCGACCCCATGA